The Halichoerus grypus chromosome 9, mHalGry1.hap1.1, whole genome shotgun sequence genomic sequence atacTTATTTGACTCAAGCTGTTCATGTCAGCCAGTGAATGTTCTTTCCATGGGTGaaaaaacagatacagagaggttaattaacttgccaCAGGGCTAATAAGTAATAGAGTCTGGTTCTAGGTTCATAATCGTGATTTTCCTGACCTCAAAAGCTGTGTTCTTTCCTCTGTCAAGTTATAGCCAGAAAGACACAATTCCATTCTCCCTTATAATCTAGTAAGAAAACTGAGAAGCCCCCAGAAGGGTGTGGCTTAAGACAAGGAGGGAGACATCAGGTTCTTGGGACCCAAGAAGTCTTCATGAAAGAGGTAGAAGCTGACCTAGATTTTTAAAGGATGGTCGAGAATAAGGTACTCTTGTATTGAGTGCCTACTTTATTCATCATTGTAGGCTCTGTGCGTAGATAATGTTATTTAATGCACAGCAATTCAGGGTTGGAAATAATTGGATTCATGTCACATATGAGAAATGTGAGACCAGAACGTGAAGCAAATTCCTGAAGTCTCTCTACAGAGTGAGCGCTAGACCTAGGGTGGAAAAGATTTGGATTTCAACAGGTAAAGATGGAATGAGGTTTGGCTTCCCTGGCAAAGGGACGGCATGAGCAAAGTGAGGATCTAGAAATGCGTGGCTTGTCCAGGGAGCACTGAGGAGTCCAGCTGACCCGGGTTCGAGGAAAGGTGGAAAGAAATACTGGAAGGAATGTTTTGGAGCCAGAAGCATAAAAGGCGTAGCATGCCAAAGGGGCAACAGGTTACAAGAACAAGCAAATGGAATGAAGACTTTGCCAGCAGTCTGGTGATGGACTGGAAGAGGAAACCAGTTAGGATGTCAGAAGTCACAAAGAGATGTCAGAggacctgaaaaagaaaaggaaaatgtagtCAGTGTTTTTTGACAGTTGCCCAAGGTATCTGCCTTGTTCTTGGGCTTTTGTAACCGCTAGGTACGCCCACTGTGTGATTAATTGAGGGAAGGGACACTGGTAGGTAGGGGAGACAGATTCTCAGATTGCCTTCATGAGCTCCTTAAACTAGTAAAAGACCTCCTAATGCAAGAATGGCTTCCGAAGCACCACCTTAGCCTTTGGtcctttcctgcctgccttcctgaaCGGAGGTATTTTAGGCTCTCCTTGGTCTTCTGGGTTCTCCTTTCCCTGAGCCTCTGGATTTCATGTGCCTTCCAGATGTATTCCTGACCCTTGCCAGACTTCATGTAGGGTTCTGATATGCCAGGGAACTCTACACTCTCATTGGTTGGCATTATCAAATGAAAACTAttaatataaaatcagtgcaGAGACAAGAGTCCTGTAAGCAGCCCTGCCTATCTTCTAGTGCATtcctcacacacactcacacacacacacacacacacacacacttcatccTGCCTTTTTATAGGCTAAACTCATTTTCAGTTACCAGCATTCATTCAAAGATACAAACCTGGTAACCATCCTGTTGTCCTTAGAGCTTTGGGAGTACAGGGGTTAATGTTTCCCTATCAGTGAGATTCATACTGGCTGGACTTCGCTGCTGATAGATGTTTTACTTTGGCCTTATAAAGACATTTTACCCGCTGGAAACCCTTGTCGCATGACAGGATCAAAAATAGCCCGGCTGCAGCCCCTGCTGTCCATCACCACATGTAAACGGGCTTGAGTGGAGGCTGTCTTTGCAGTGTCCGCACATTGTGGACGCGGCGGCCTCCAGGGACCGGGTTTCATAAAGCCACACCTGTCGCTGTGAGTCAGTCACCTGACCTAGAGAAAAGTTTGGAGTATGTGCATGACCATGCGTCTGGTTTCTGACAAGCAGTTAAGAACATCTCTAAGTGTCCTCAGAAACACTTGATGACGTGTTTTCTCCTGGCACTGGGAAAGATCTACAAGCCTAGTAAAATCGAGTGTATTTTTATCATTGGGGTCAAAGTTCACTACCCTCTATGATAAATTCATCTTTTCCATGGGTGTTCGTTAATAAGGACTTTCAGTGAAACTCTGAAAAGACGAAGCAAAAATCTGTGTTTTCGGAAACCTAAATGTGAAGTTTTCAgtcttgatttctttaaaatactttaaaataaggatTGCTACTTGTTGCTTCTACTTCCTGTTACATTGGCTTTGCCAACAACCAGATGGCATTATAGTGTCATGTTTTTAGAAATATAGGGGGTTCTGAGGGAGATTGCTTTAAAGAAAGGTGAAAATAAGTCAGATATTCATGGTAGCATTTTAAAGGGGCAGTAATGAATCGCAAGAGTGTGAGAATTGAAATGCATGGGTTTTCTTAAAAATACCTcttgtgattaattttttttaacaaaattaactTCCTAAGTAAGGTCATTGGAGTGTGTCTTGTATGTGATCTCTGAATGTATAATTGTTAAAGGTACTTGATTTTGTTTCTTGAACTTTTACAGGATAATACATAACACAATTGATATGTATCAAATATCTATGAGTAGGGCAGATTTAAAACCAACATGCTAATCTATTTGTTGATTTGGAGGATAAAACAAGAGTTCCTATgtgcgcaaaaaaaaaaaaaaaaaaaaaatgtttccttactCATTTTGTTATGTaaacattttaagtttatatgaatttttagaaatattcctATTCCTTCCTTTACCCTCAACCTCATCATTTCCCCAAAACCCCTTCTGTCTGTCTTGCATAGAGATAAACAAGCTGGCTGACCTTCAGGTGCCTGATAGTCAAAACAGGTTTGGTTGACCCTTGTGTCCTTATGAATTttatggagagaaagaaagaaagaaaggcaaaaagcGTGCTGCACATCTCTTTGGGAATCACTGCCATGAATGTTGATAGCATTTCTGTAGCTTCCCACAACAGCCTCTTGTGATAGAGTGAGCTGCACTACAGTTCGTTTGAGAAGTGTGATTCTGCTGTGTTTACCACacttttaaactcttttttattttgtcgCCTGCTTCTtgtatcatcattatttttaataagggTGACTGAGGTTGCAGAGAGATTAATGTGTGCTGAGTCTGCATAGCAATTTCAAGTAGGGTTGCCATGATAATAAACATACGGATTTtgtggaaaaatttattttacttttgggaAATCGGccaaccccctccctcctccccgcccccctccccccggaaTTGAACGATCACGGATTACCTTTGGAGTCCTATTATAGTCACCGCTGagaatttttctctctttgctaCAGTTTTACGAACTCATTGCAAAATTTTCCAAAGTCTTAAAATCAATTAAGCATGTATTCACTACCTCTCCGGTGCGTAGCCCTCACGAACCTTGATTTATTTGCCAAACTGCTGCTGAACGATAAGCGTTGGTTCTCTTAACCGATCCTAAATCCAACCTCCAGCAGGGAGGGGCATCCCCCCGCCCcttcaccccccccacccccccccagtgCTTTTGTCGCTGAATTCCTTTCGGGGCGCTCCGCGATCCGGCTACCGCCTAGAGCACTCCGACGGACCCCCGGCGAGGAGATATTGTGGCAACCCTATGCTCGTAATAACCACTAAATTTGAGTCTGTCTTATCTCTGAACGAGCCGCGCTGCAGACCCGGGGGGCCGGCGGCGCCTGACTCGCTGTCCCGTTTGTCCGCAGGATCCCCGCCCACTACGTGTACCCGCAGGCGTTCGTGCAGCCCGGCGTGGTCATCCCGCACGTGCAGCCcacggccgccgccgcctccaccACCCCTTACATCGACTACACGGGCGCCGCCTACGCCCAGTACtcggcggccgccgccgccgccgccgccgccgccgcctacGACCAGTACCCGTACGCGGCCTCGCCGGCCGCCGCCGGCTACGTCACGGCGGGGGGCTACGGCTACGCCGTGCAGCAGCCaatcgccgccgccgcccccgggacggctgccgccgccgccgccgccgccgcggccgccgccttCGGCCAGTACCAGCCGCAGCAGCTGCAGACCGACCGCATGCAGTAGGGCGGCCACGTGACCAGAGGCGACTCgtttcccccccctcccctcccccattgccCGACGTGTCGTAGGTAAGGCGAGTTCACATCGACTTAACAGCTTTccggagggaaaaaaaaaaacaaaaacaaaaaacagcaaaaaaaaaaaaaaaaaaaagcaaagctatgCTCTCGTGAAgcagaattcttatttttttttttttttttatactccaGTAGTGTcgtagatgagagagagagagagaggggagtgggCGCAGTTTTGGAAATCGATCCCAAAGAGAGCCTGAGTCAAGGAAAGTGGGAGTAAACAGTGGAACTTCACTTTTATAAcgggatttttatttttgctctttttataGTATCAGGGAAGCAAACTGCCTTTTACAAGTTAGGAGATGCTATTTGAATCTAGTCGAACCAGGGAATACAGAGTGAGCAATATGTAGCTTGAATAACCTTTAAAAGcagatttaaacacacacacacacacacacacacacacaaaatggtgaAAGCACTGATTGTCATTTTTAGCAGTCACTATGGCCTCTAGAACTTTTTCAGGTAAGAAGATCACGTTCTTACTCTCTCAAAACATGGGCATCGAACAATCAACCTGGGAGCGTGGCAGTGGGTAAAATGGTGGACAGGCACCAAAGCGATTTTCTCATCTCTCCTGTGGATGAGCGGGACTGTGGGGCAAGTGATGTGGAATTAATGGGTGCAGCACTGTACAGACAATCAATAACACACACAGTTCTGGAAAGAACACATCACTTGTGCTTGTTTGATGAGCTTGTCACATTCTAATCCCTCTCCCcatcctgtttcaattttgggaAACTTGTATCTGCTGGCCTCAGCAGTTCTGATTCTGAAATAGGATCAGGCTTTTACTACAACAgccttctctttctatttattGTGTTGACTCGTGGCTTACGATTAAAGGCAGGCAAAGTTTGTAGACTCTAAACCCTTAAGAACTGTCTTAAGGAcgtttctttctccccccccccttttaaaataattttacacttTTTAGTATCTATTTCAGAGtcatatttaaaactatttattagTGAACACAGTACACGAGACAACAAGGTGACTGAGATTACAATTCTTCAAAGGTTAACGATAATGTGGTTTATACTGTGCCTTAATAGTAATGctatttaagatatttatttttaagttttactatGCTGCACTCTAAAGAAAGGAACTTTAGATGTGACACTGTAAAATTATGTATTCATCTCATGGCATAAATTATTTAGTAGGTCTAGATGTAGCATATTAAATATTAACCTATCCAACGAAAGATGTTGACTtggatttatttaaattcatatgTGCACTGTATAAGAGAATCCTCTTAcattaacacattttaatttattttagtttttaggttttttttttttttaaacgagaGATATTGCTAGTTTCATGCTTCCTTCTCTAAGTTTTGCTCGTGTAGATCTCATTTATTGGTACTTCATTAGTTTAACACTATTCTTATGTAGtttatgtagttttaaaatgctgctttacttttttcttccaaaactgcaatatttgcaatttttattcttaaactaAATTGAATACTATTTTACACTGTATTGGATTTTTATACTTGAACAATTTCATACAAGGGAAGACAGGTTAGCATTTTTATGGACTTTTCTCCATTATCACTGGATTTACTTTAAGTATTCCCATACTAGACAGTGTTATGTAATGTAGACATGACTCTCCTGTGcagattatttattcattgtgtATATTGCTTTATAACATTTCAGATCTTCTAATCTATTCACttgtattaaatataatttttaaaaacttctgttgcatcgattgtttctaattttgtcaTAAAGGTAAGACAACTTCTTCTAACTCACACTAATTACATGTAACATTTTCGGTGAGCAGAGAGCTTCCCAGATGCCCTGTTTTTATACCTTTTAAGTAGATTTTATTAACCCACCATCTTTCTTATATTCAGCAAATGATCTAGGTCCTCCCCCCCACAGTGAACCCTAAAGGGCTATTCATGTCACTGAAAATTGCTTAACTAAAGGTCACTCAACAGAGTGGGTGCAGAGGGGGCCAGTCCATCCAAAGCTGGAGTTGGGTAAACTGAGGTTTGGTATTAGAGTCTACCGCTTTCCAGCAATATGAATGGAGTAGGTTGCTTTTTGTAATCCACTTTTGGGGTGAGGTGTTCATTGATTTCTATAATATTGGGACAATAATACTGGTCTCACACAGTTATTTAAAGTATATCAATGACTTGGCCCAAAGCCAAATATATAGTAAGCTCTTGATAAATGATCACTGGTAGTAGTTGATGTAATACCCTACAGTAAAAGCTAACCAAAAAGGAAGTCACCTTttggaatgttttcatttttcaatttttgcgCACATCGACATGGCAGTCTCTGATAACGTGTGTATTAGAACATCAAATTCATTTTGATGGCAAAATTCATTTGACTGGCATATTGATTGTCTTAAAGTGTGTATATTATGTTAATTATGGAATGGATTGTTGGTTGGTCCCTTGGTCTTAGGATTTACCAAACCTGTGATATAATGTCTTTTATCGAACTCCATTCCTTTGCGAAAATTATGAGCAGCAGAAAGTTGTGATAACAGATTCTATCATGCTTTCTACTTTACGATCACCAATTTCCTATTTAGAGCCATCACAATCTCAAATGTTAATTGCCTctaattttccaaagaaaaatagaGACCAGCTTATCCCCAGGCAGGAATATTATGCACCTTCAAGGTATTATCTTGGATCAGCAAGATAATTTCTAAGCTACTTAATTCAGTCGGTGCATCAAATTATTCTACCCCAAAAGACATgttctacatttaatttttcagaTTTACGAAAGGTCACTTATGTCCTCAATAGGCCACATATTGATTGCTGAATTCAAGAATGAAACATTATTTATCAGCAAAGAATAGGTCAGACAGTTCTGGGAAAACCTTGTCAAAAATAGCCGTACTCAGGAAAGCCGAAAGCCCTCCTACCCTTGGCTGTACCTTTCTTGGGGGTATTTCTGATCTATACTAATATCAATATTAGCAGTTGGAAAGAGGGCGAGATTTTTACTTTCTAATACTAtgctatatatttctataaataaaagtTCTTATCTCATTAAGAAGGGAGGGTAGCCATGGCCTAATGTGCACAGTGGTCAGGCAGGCCAGTTGCATATGTAGAGGTAGAGATACCAATGGGTCCGAGAAGCAAAGAGCCAGCCGA encodes the following:
- the RBM24 gene encoding RNA-binding protein 24, translated to MHTTQKDTTYTKIFVGGLPYHTTDASLRKYFEVFGEIEEAVVITDRQTGKSRGYGFVTMADRAAAERACKDPNPIIDGRKANVNLAYLGAKPRIMQPGFAFGVQQLHPALIQRPFGIPAHYVYPQAFVQPGVVIPHVQPTAAAASTTPYIDYTGAAYAQYSAAAAAAAAAAAYDQYPYAASPAAAGYVTAGGYGYAVQQPIAAAAPGTAAAAAAAAAAAAFGQYQPQQLQTDRMQ